The sequence AGTATAGTGTTGACCATCAGTCAGGGTGACAATTTCAACACCGCTAGAAAGAATGTCTGTAAATAACGAGAGCGTCTTTAAAACAGCCTGCCTCGATAATCGGTCTAGGCTTTCAATGATTAAGATTGAACCTTTTTCAACCTGCTTGGATTTAACAAGTTCAATGAATTTCTTTAATGCGCCTTCTGTAGCATTTTCTCCGGTGTAGGCGGAAACTCCAATATCTTGTAAACTCTCATCAAGCTCAAGATTATGCTGCTTGGCGTATGCTCTGGAGGCTTCTAGCTGTCTTCTAAGTGAATCACCTTTAAGCTGAACGGCACTTGAAAACCGTATATATGAATATGCTTTCTTCATTAACAACTCCCGACAAGTGTGAAAGCTTAACAAGCTTACCAATGTATGGGAATGTTATCACCTACCTTGCCGGCGGTGCCGTCGCCTTCTCCATTGCCATGACCATGGTCGCCACCACGCTATCACCACTGCTCACACCGACACTCGTCGAACTGCTTGGCAGCGCCTACATGGAGATCCCGTTCTGGCCGATGATGCAGACCATCCTGCTCACTGTCGTGCTGCCACTGGCGCTGGGCATGATGCTGCGCACACAACTGGGCAGCAGAATCAAACAGGCTGAGGCCATCGCCCCGGGCATTGCATCGATCGCCATTATTATCATCTGTGGATATGCCGTGGCAGGCAACCACGATCGCATCAGCGACACGCCTGTTATCGTAGTGTTGCTGGTAATACTTCTGAATGGGCTCGGTTACCTTCTCGGCTGGCTGGCCGCC comes from Mariprofundus aestuarium and encodes:
- a CDS encoding bile acid:sodium symporter family protein; translated protein: MYGNVITYLAGGAVAFSIAMTMVATTLSPLLTPTLVELLGSAYMEIPFWPMMQTILLTVVLPLALGMMLRTQLGSRIKQAEAIAPGIASIAIIIICGYAVAGNHDRISDTPVIVVLLVILLNGLGYLLGWLAARLFRFERSYRITLSIEIGMQNAGLGVALALKHFEAETALPGALFAVWCIVTAAGMTRWLHRSRAEIPAAI